One segment of Synchiropus splendidus isolate RoL2022-P1 chromosome 4, RoL_Sspl_1.0, whole genome shotgun sequence DNA contains the following:
- the dlgap3 gene encoding disks large-associated protein 3, producing the protein MKGYHVSRSLSQHSSGGGGGGSCHCMPEDCDGHGRDFYHGHGDGHYYPSGGAAEALALERHHSHSHSHSHSHSGGGTFPRSHISQHPPLQSFDSCEECLSGHEGKMHRIPPNLMDQFEKQVPFHPDGFHTLQYQRSPGGGAEQRSESPSRIRHLVNSVQRLFAKSHSLEAPSKREYNGTRGGSDYRGERGGGHRSGGEDGGGHYSGHQSRSARRNKSRERSKSGDSRHESGRRHRSRTAGWWSSDDNLDSDSSFLVSGARRGYPAGHESLDAAIQELTMKRPKERGGGGGGGPSPGECMACTTIALAGSDGAGHHGHHGHSLKRSTWSAMTVSQAREVYPSTRGGGGGYDKALVPVESKMKERSFHYLQVPSEDWGGGFGGGGVDSGGEIPCRRMRSGSYIKAMGDDDSADSDTSPKASPKSTLIAQRDAFRRSISMDQRYSCKQCTDPYTNSRTAPKTQTRSRSYTRSLTSSQLGDSLNRQFEAVCETMFGEVESQAVEALDLPGVFRTRSHSYVRAIQAGCSQDDDCLSVFSMSGPQGSIKSGAVFPYRKGAPPPLPPRMSKSSLSVRAQSSTESTQDAYFQSSGQLGGVSGPGRPKQHSNSVDLGCTDGPLVRSSRAGYYNTTGPGRPRQHSNSAESLDGVRSSRELVLYGGGPGVGVRAKHSSSADSLLEGPPRPARERDRVGGSLGKSASLPQNSMVLSKAVGQEDGRGGRKWRPSIAVQVDSSETDSDADTKALTEVHSIGVQVEDDKRRARFKRSNSVTASVQADLDPEGFPGLSIAVPTQDKSLQFGCSFQRHSSEPESASQYTECHRTVHTQGQWAYREDFIQSGYTTEACPADPRPHQHPHLPPRSHSPLPIASERAWAGTPSLEGPRSLPDSGRASPCMRDGEFFLRLLQTEVERMEGWCQSMEREAEENELPEDALELIRNAVGSAQMLMSQKVQQFFRLCQQSVDPSAYPQPTSQDLAGLWDLLQLNVEDVRVKFQDLQRLKDSGWKLPPEKKDDKKLPPPLPKKPAGGVTGTLRSDSTGDGGGSGGSGGLVVPRVGGHTLPIREKSLDLADRQRTEARRRLLQTKRTASFRQNSATESADSIEIYIPEAQTRL; encoded by the exons ATGAAAGGGTACCATGTCAGCCGCAGCTTGTCCCAGCATTCCTCCGGTGGTGGCGGAGGAGGCTCTTGCCACTGCATGCCGGAGGATTGTGATGGCCATGGCAGGGATTTCTACCACGGTCACGGTGATGGTCACTACTATCCTTCTGGTGGTGCGGCTGAAGCGCTTGCCTTGGAGAGGCATCATTCACACTCCCACTCTCATTCTCATAGCCACTCAGGCGGTGGGACCTTCCCCCGTTCTCACATCAGCCAGCACCCACCTCTCCAGTCCTTTGACTCGTGCGAGGAGTGCCTGTCAGGTCATGAAGGCAAAATGCACCGCATCCCTCCAAACCTgatggatcagtttgagaaacAGGTGCCATTCCATCCAGATGGTTTCCACACACTGCAGTACCAGCGCTCTCCTGGGGGTGGAGCTGAGCAACGAAGTGAAAGCCCTTCTCGGATCCGACATCTGGTCAACTCCGTGCAGCGTCTCTTTGCCAAATCTCATTCTTTGGAGGCTCCATCCAAACGGGAGTACAATGGCACCAGAGGAGGGAGTGATTACCGCGGTGAAAGAGGAGGTGGCCACAGGAGCGGAGGTGAGGACGGCGGAGGCCACTACTCTGGCCACCAATCTCGCTCAGCTCGGAGGAACAAATCTCGAGAGCGTAGCAAAAGTGGCGACTCACGGCACGAGTCAGGACGGCGCCACCGAAGCCGGACAGCAGGCTGGTGGAGCTCGGATGACAACTTGGACAGTGATAGTAGCTTTCTGGTTAGTGGCGCCAGGAGGGGTTATCCAGCTGGACACGAGAGTCTGGATGCTGCCATCCAGGAGCTAACCATGAAGAGGCCAAAAGAACGTGGTGGGGGTGGTGGCGGTGGGCCCAGCCCTGGGGAGTGCATGGCTTGTACTACAATAGCCCTGGCAGGCAGCGACGGAGCCGGACATCATGGTCACCATGGCCACTCGCTGAAAAGAAGCACTTGGTCGGCGATGACAGTCAGTCAAGCCAGGGAGGTCTATCCATCCACTCGGGGCGGAGGAGGGGGCTACGACAAGGCTCTTGTTCCAGTCGAGAGCAAAATGAAGGAGAGGTCCTTCCACTATCTGCAG GTTCCTTCTGAGGACTGGGGAGGAGGCTTcggtggaggaggagtggaCAGTGGCGGAGAGATCCCCTGCCGTCGCATGCGCAGCGGCAGCTACATCAAGGCCATGGGGGATGACGACAGTGCGGATTCTGACACCAGCCCCAAAGCCTCACCCAAGTCCACTCTGATCGCCCAGAGAGATGCCTTCAGGAGGTCCATCAGCATGGATCAAAG GTACTCATGTAAACAGTGTACTGACCCATACACCAACAGCCGAACAGCACCCAAAACCCAGACCCGCTCCCGTAGCTACACCCGCTCTCTGACCAGCTCACAG CTCGGCGACTCCCTGAACCGCCAGTTTGAGGCGGTGTGTGAGACGATGTTTGGCGAGGTGGAGTCCCAGGCGGTGGAGGCGCTGGATCTACCTGGAGTGTTTCGCACTCGTAGCCACAGCTACGTGCGTGCCATTCAGGCCGGCTGCTCCCAGGACGACGACTGCCTCTCTGTCTTCTCCATGTCGGGCCCTCAGGGGAGCATCAAAAGCGGGGCcg TCTTTCCTTATCGCAAAGGTGCTCCTCCCCCACTCCCACCTCGCATGTCCAAGTCTTCACTCTCCGTCCGCGCTCAGAGCAGCACCGAGTCCACCCAGGACGCCTACTTTCAGAGCagcggccagctgggaggagtcTCTGGACCCGGCCGCCCCAAACAGCACAGTAACTCCGTGGACCTGGGCTGCACTGATGGGCCCTTGGTGCGCTCATCTAGAGCCGGCTACTACAATACGACCGGACCTGGACGACCCCGGCAGCACAGCAACTCCGCCGAGAGCCTGGATGGTGTGAGGAGTTCCAGAGAGCTTGTGCTGTACGGAGGCGGTCCGGGAGTTGGTGTGAGGGCCAAACACAGCAGTTCAGCCGACAGCTTGCTGGAGGGGCCGCCGAGGCCAGCCAGGGAAAGGGACAGAGTCGGGGGCAGCCTGGGCAAGTCGGCTTCCTTGCCGCAAAACAGTATGGTGTTGAGCAAGGCTGTTGGACAGGAGGATGGGCGCGGTGGAAGGAAGTGGAGGCCGTCAATCGCCGTTCAG GTGGACAGCTCAGAAACGGATTCGGACGCCGACACCAAGGCCCTGACTGAGGTTCACTCGATTGGGGTCCAAGTGGAAGATGACAAAAG ACGAGCTCGATTCAAGCGCTCCAACAGCGTGACCGCGAGTGTGCAGGCTGACCTGGACCCCGAGGGCTTCCCGGGGCTCAGCATCGCCGTGCCAACACAGGACAAGAGCCTCCAGTTTGGCTGTTCCTTTCAAAGGCACTCGTCAGAACCCGAGTCGGCGAGCCAGTACACAGAGTGCCACCGCACCGTCCACACGCAGGGACAGTGGGCCTACAGAGAG GACTTCATCCAGAGTGGCTACACCACTGAGGCCTGTCCGGCCGACCCGAGGCCCCACCAGCACCCACACTTGCCTCCACGTTCCCACTCTCCACTGCCCATCGCCTCTGAGCGAGCCTGGGCCGGAACACCGTCCCTGGAGGGCCCACGAAGCCTGCCCGACTCGGGCCGAGCCTCGCCCTGCATGAGAGATGGGGAGTTCTTCCTCCGCCTCCTGCAGACGGAGGTGGAGAGGATGGAGGGCTGGTGTCAGAGcatggagagagaagcagaggagaaCGAACTCCCGGAGGACG CTTTGGAGCTGATACGTAATGCAGTCGGCAGTGCACAGATGCTCATGTCTCAAAAAGTCCAGCAGTTCTTCCGCCTGTGCCAGCAAAgtgtg GACCCCTCTGCATACCCTCAGCCCACCTCTCAGGACCTGGCTGGCCTGTGGGACCTTCTCCAGCTCAACGTGGAGGACGTCAGGGTCAAGTTCCAGGACCTACAGAGGCTCAAAGACTCTGGGTGGAAGCTCCCACCTGAAAAGAAG GATGATAAGAAGCTGCCTCCTCCTTTACCAAAgaagccagcagggggcgtgacAGGAACCCTCAGATCCGATAGCACAGGAGACGGAGGAGGCAGCGGTGGGTCAGGGGGCTTGGTGGTGCCTCGGGTGGGTGGACACACTCTGCCCATAAGGGAGAAGTCCCTCGATCTCGCCGACCGCCAGAGGACAGAAGCAAGACGAAGGCTTCTGCAGACCAAACGCACCGCCTCCTTCAGGCAGAACTCCGCCACCGAGAGCGCCGACAGCATCGAGATCTACATTCCTGAAGCCCAAACTCGACTCTGA
- the zbtb8b gene encoding zinc finger and BTB domain-containing protein 8B isoform X2 produces MEVPCYLPKLLYELNEQRKRDFFCDFSILVEGRVFKAHRNVLFAASGYFRAHLVRYLQDNSQRHSTASLDIVTADAFSIILDFMYSGRLALNRSNVIEICNKGKDETMVKPDQDRRTRPADSGSSASTTSAAAGGAKSQSEDGDDGGSGVAMEPTSLSRTPLSIPAATPPGTSGDSDYHSREDLVSDRERPKVHMDQTNLSSSSSSDPPELVNPKIEYDPDEELMDTKHISSYAGPTHPHSGLRHSSNSPSNERSPLRYSHSYNSRHLMEILARAGGTSPSEDRGGQCFSQGQSGNAGGGRMDDGLGVVGSSVMEIQADWFGEDAGDGLLVSVKLHTCPFCPYTTKQKGIMKRHIRCHTGERPFPCPICGKRFTRQEHLRSHALTVHRDSWPVSCKSCRQTFTGASVSPSLRRFRICDSCNCVTTTHSDSTQVLPSHPEPVERGVGSTDWSSFMDEVDEVEVGRVEDLVQKQVVDRGLAEAQAL; encoded by the exons ATGGAGGTGCCCTGTTATTTGCCCAAACTTCTGTATGAGTTGAATGAGCAGAGAAAGCGAGACTTCTTCTGTGACTTCAGCATCCTGGTGGAGGGCCGGGTGTTCAAGGCTCACCGCAATGTGTTGTTTGCAGCCAGTGGCTACTTCCGGGCGCATCTTGTTCGCTACTTACAG GACAACAGTCAGCGCCACAGCACGGCTTCACTGGATATCGTCACTGCCGACGCCTTCTCCATCATCCTGGACTTCATGTACTCTGGCCGTCTGGCCCTGAACCGAAGCAACGTCATCGAG ATCTGCAACAAAGGCAAAGACGAGACGATGGTGAAGCCTGATCAGGACAGGAGAACACGTCCGGCGGACAGCGGCTCGTCTGCTTCTACAACAAGTGCTGCAGCAGGTGGTGCAAAGTCTCAGTCAGAGGACGGCGATGATGGAGGGTCGGGGGTCGCGATGGAACCTACTAGTTTGTCTAGAACTCCCTTGTCGATTCCAGCCGCGACCCCTCCTGGCACAAGTGGAGACAGCGACTACCACTCCAGAGAGGACCTGGTGTCGGATCGGGAGAGGCCAAAAGTTCACATGGATCAAACCAATCTCTCATCCTCGTCGTCTTCTGATCCTCCAGAGTTGGTCAACCCTAAAATCGAATATGACCCGGACGAAGAACTGATGGACACCAAGCACATATCTTCGTACGCCGGTCCAACCCATCCCCACAGTGGGCTTCGCCACTCGAGCAACTCCCCGTCCAATGAGCGCTCGCCTTTACGGTACAGCCACTCCTACAACTCCAGGCATCTGATGGAGATACTGGCGAGAGCGGGCGGCACGAGTCCTTCTGAGGACAGAGGGGGGCAGTGCTTCTCTCAAGGGCAAAGTGGCAACGCAGGAGGCGGCAGGATGGATGACGGGTTGGGTGTTGTTGGCTCGTCCGTCATGGAGATCCAGGCCGATTGGTTTGGAGAAGATGCAG GTGATGGTCTGCTGGTTTCGGTTAAGCTTCACACATGCCCCTTCTGTCCTTACACCACCAAGCAGAAAGGGATCATGAAGAGGCACATCCGCTGCCACACAGGAGAGAGACCTTTCCCCTGTCCCATTTGTGGTAAAAGGTTTACAAGGCAGGAGCATCTCCGCAGCCATGCTCTGACG GTGCACAGAGACAGCTGGCCGGTCTCTTGTAAGAGCTGCCGGCAGACTTTCACCGGAGCCAGCGTCTCACCGAGCCTGCGGCGCTTCCGTATCTGCGACAGCTGCAACTGCGTCACCACCACTCACAGTGACTCGACCCAAGTGCTGCCCAGTCACCCGGAGCCTGTGGAGCGTGGCGTCGGCTCCACAGACTGGTCCAGTTTCATGGATGAGGTGGACGAGGTGGAGGTGGGCCGAGTGGAGGACTTGGTGCAGAAGCAGGTGGTGGACAGAGGACTGGCTGAGGCACAAGCGCTATGA
- the LOC128757182 gene encoding tissue alpha-L-fucosidase-like: MFSVLVGAVLLAVSEARYSADWTSLDSRPLPTWYDEAKVGVFIHWGVFSVPGFGSEWFWWHWQGQQPPDQTCVDFMSENYPPAFSYPEFAPLFHAHFFDPAEWADIFRASGAKYVVLTAKHHEGFTNWPSPNSWNWNSVDTGPHRDLVGDLGVAVRNRSLHFGLYNSLYEWFHPLYLADKKNGFRTQDFVLHKLLPELRNMVVRYRPELIWSDGDWEAPDTYWNSTQFLAWLYNDSPVKDTVVTNDRWGAGCSCKHGGYYNCEDKYTPGQLPTHKWEKCTSVDTQSWGYRRNMRMNELMPLPDIIEDLVRTVALGGNYLLNVGPSPDGMIPPVFEERLRAVGSWLKVNGEAIYSTKPWRVQMENTTAVVWYTCKGSSVYATVLSQPSQSVLLLLEPKTTTDTKVTLLGQTSPLSWSPVKPNTGLTILLPELPSTPAQAWTLKLDKVV, translated from the exons ATGTTTTCCGTGTTAGTCGGTGCCGTGTTGTTGGCGGTGTCGGAGGCTCGGTACTCGGCGGACTGGACCAGTCTGGACTCCAGGCCGCTGCCCACCTGGTACGACGAGGCTAAAGTGGGGGTCTTCATCCACTGGGGAGTCTTCTCGGTGCCGGGCTTCGGCAGCGAGTGGTTCTGGTGGCACTGGCAAGGGCAGCAGCCGCCGGACCAGACGTGTGTGGACTTCATGTCCGAAAACTACCCGCCCGCGTTCAGCTACCCGGAGTTTGCTCCCCTTTTCCACGCACACTTCTTTGACCCCGCAGAGTGGGCGGACATCTTCAGAGCTTCCGGAGCAAA ATACGTGGTGCTGACAGCCAAACACCATGAAGGCTTCACCAACTGGCCGTCTCCCAACTCCTGGAACTGGAACTCGGTGGACACTGGTCCACACCGGGACCTTGTTGGAGACCTGGGGGTGGCTGTCCGCAACAG GTCCCTGCACTTCGGACTCTATAACTCCTTGTACGAGTGGTTCCACCCTCTCTACCTGGCGGATAAGAAAAATGGCTTCAGGACGCAGGACTTTGTGCTGCACAAACTGCTGCCAGAGCTGCGTAACATGGTTGTGAG GTACCGACCCGAGCTGATCTGGTCCGACGGCGACTGGGAAGCACCGGATACTTATTGGAATTCCACTCAGTTCCTGGCGTGGCTTTATAACGACAGCCCAGTCAAG GACACTGTCGTGACCAATGACAGGTGGGGGGCCGGCTGCTCCTGCAAACATGGCGGCTACTACAACTGCGAGGACAAATACACTCCTGGGCAGCTGCCCACTCACAAGTGGGAGAAGTGCACGTCGGTGGACACCCAGTCCTGGGGCTACAGACGGAACATGAGAATGAACGAGCTGATGCCGCTTCCAGACATCATCGAG GACCTGGTGCGCACTGTGGCGCTGGGAGGAAACTACCTCTTGAACGTGGGTCCTAGTCCCGACGGGATGATCCCGCCTGTGTTCGAGGAGCGGCTCCGCGCCGTGGGCTCCTGGCTCAAGGTCAACGGGGAGGCCATCTACTCCACTAAACCCTGGAGGGTGCAGATGGAGAACACCACAGCTGTCGTGTG GTACACGTGTAAAGGCTCCAGTGTTTATGCCACTGTTCTGAGTCAACCCTcccagtctgtgctgctgctacTGGAGCCCAAAACAACAACTGATACAAAG GTGACCCTTTTAGGGCAGACCTCGCCTCTCTCCTGGTCACCTGTCAAACCAAATACTGGGCTGACCATCCTCCTGCCTGAGCTTCCCTCCACCCCGGCTCAGGCCTGGACTCTCAAACTGGACAAAGTTGTTTGA
- the zbtb8b gene encoding zinc finger and BTB domain-containing protein 8B isoform X1 — protein MEVPCYLPKLLYELNEQRKRDFFCDFSILVEGRVFKAHRNVLFAASGYFRAHLVRYLQDNSQRHSTASLDIVTADAFSIILDFMYSGRLALNRSNVIEVMSAASYLQMTDLVSFCKGYICSSLEICNKGKDETMVKPDQDRRTRPADSGSSASTTSAAAGGAKSQSEDGDDGGSGVAMEPTSLSRTPLSIPAATPPGTSGDSDYHSREDLVSDRERPKVHMDQTNLSSSSSSDPPELVNPKIEYDPDEELMDTKHISSYAGPTHPHSGLRHSSNSPSNERSPLRYSHSYNSRHLMEILARAGGTSPSEDRGGQCFSQGQSGNAGGGRMDDGLGVVGSSVMEIQADWFGEDAGDGLLVSVKLHTCPFCPYTTKQKGIMKRHIRCHTGERPFPCPICGKRFTRQEHLRSHALTVHRDSWPVSCKSCRQTFTGASVSPSLRRFRICDSCNCVTTTHSDSTQVLPSHPEPVERGVGSTDWSSFMDEVDEVEVGRVEDLVQKQVVDRGLAEAQAL, from the exons ATGGAGGTGCCCTGTTATTTGCCCAAACTTCTGTATGAGTTGAATGAGCAGAGAAAGCGAGACTTCTTCTGTGACTTCAGCATCCTGGTGGAGGGCCGGGTGTTCAAGGCTCACCGCAATGTGTTGTTTGCAGCCAGTGGCTACTTCCGGGCGCATCTTGTTCGCTACTTACAG GACAACAGTCAGCGCCACAGCACGGCTTCACTGGATATCGTCACTGCCGACGCCTTCTCCATCATCCTGGACTTCATGTACTCTGGCCGTCTGGCCCTGAACCGAAGCAACGTCATCGAGGTGATGTCAGCTGCCAGTTACTTACAAATGACTGACCTGGTCAGCTTCTGTAAAGGATACATCTGCTCATCCTTGGAGATCTGCAACAAAGGCAAAGACGAGACGATGGTGAAGCCTGATCAGGACAGGAGAACACGTCCGGCGGACAGCGGCTCGTCTGCTTCTACAACAAGTGCTGCAGCAGGTGGTGCAAAGTCTCAGTCAGAGGACGGCGATGATGGAGGGTCGGGGGTCGCGATGGAACCTACTAGTTTGTCTAGAACTCCCTTGTCGATTCCAGCCGCGACCCCTCCTGGCACAAGTGGAGACAGCGACTACCACTCCAGAGAGGACCTGGTGTCGGATCGGGAGAGGCCAAAAGTTCACATGGATCAAACCAATCTCTCATCCTCGTCGTCTTCTGATCCTCCAGAGTTGGTCAACCCTAAAATCGAATATGACCCGGACGAAGAACTGATGGACACCAAGCACATATCTTCGTACGCCGGTCCAACCCATCCCCACAGTGGGCTTCGCCACTCGAGCAACTCCCCGTCCAATGAGCGCTCGCCTTTACGGTACAGCCACTCCTACAACTCCAGGCATCTGATGGAGATACTGGCGAGAGCGGGCGGCACGAGTCCTTCTGAGGACAGAGGGGGGCAGTGCTTCTCTCAAGGGCAAAGTGGCAACGCAGGAGGCGGCAGGATGGATGACGGGTTGGGTGTTGTTGGCTCGTCCGTCATGGAGATCCAGGCCGATTGGTTTGGAGAAGATGCAG GTGATGGTCTGCTGGTTTCGGTTAAGCTTCACACATGCCCCTTCTGTCCTTACACCACCAAGCAGAAAGGGATCATGAAGAGGCACATCCGCTGCCACACAGGAGAGAGACCTTTCCCCTGTCCCATTTGTGGTAAAAGGTTTACAAGGCAGGAGCATCTCCGCAGCCATGCTCTGACG GTGCACAGAGACAGCTGGCCGGTCTCTTGTAAGAGCTGCCGGCAGACTTTCACCGGAGCCAGCGTCTCACCGAGCCTGCGGCGCTTCCGTATCTGCGACAGCTGCAACTGCGTCACCACCACTCACAGTGACTCGACCCAAGTGCTGCCCAGTCACCCGGAGCCTGTGGAGCGTGGCGTCGGCTCCACAGACTGGTCCAGTTTCATGGATGAGGTGGACGAGGTGGAGGTGGGCCGAGTGGAGGACTTGGTGCAGAAGCAGGTGGTGGACAGAGGACTGGCTGAGGCACAAGCGCTATGA